From one Triticum aestivum cultivar Chinese Spring chromosome 4B, IWGSC CS RefSeq v2.1, whole genome shotgun sequence genomic stretch:
- the LOC123089919 gene encoding replication protein A 70 kDa DNA-binding subunit B has protein sequence METLEERAGKDTQCSDVIGLLTKMKPVETRITKKSPQPSYIREIEILMPEGDKIRITLWGKFAYFLTEDVIGSQTVIIITSTMVQRFNGLCLKSTSATRIYIDLDIPEAQELLERDSTQVTLPKMMSIDRSNQGTLEEQMFYKRRTLQELTKMRHENRQDQDFVFTTIATVDRLQENIQWWYMSCDNCPKMVIKETDKYYCKSCGIYPKNVTPRYRIRLQISDHTSTTSCTLFDEEAARLLNTSASDLLDSLDGKTEEAPKIIQQLCGKKLIFRFKLSDSNLTFGTQNYAVKRTFVPDDRLEMLYLNDKAEEVKVSLPLFQK, from the exons ATGGAGACACTTGAAGAAAGGGCAGGAAAAGATACACAATGCTCAG ATGTCATTGGACTTCTAACAAAAATGAAGCCCGTGGAGACAAGAATAACAAAAAAGAGCCCACAACCTTCATATATCCGCGAGATTGAAATACTAATGCCGGA GGGTGATAAAATCAGAATCACGTTATGGGGAAAGTTTGCTTATTTTTTGACCGAGGATGTAATTGGCAGCCAAACTGTCATTATTATTACATCAACGATGGTGCAGAGATTCAATG GTTTGTGCCTAAAGTCAACCAGTGCCACCAGAATATATATAGATCTGGATATACCAGAAGCACAAGAACTTCTTGAAAG GGACTCAACACAAGTAACCTTACCAAAAATGATGAGTATAGATAGAAGTAATCAGGGAACTCTAGAAGAACAAATGTTTTACAAGCGGAGAACATTGCAAGAACTTACTAAAATGAGGCACGAAAACCGGCAAGACCAG GATTTTGTGTTCACGACAATAGCTACAGTAGATCGGTTGCAAGAAAATATTCAATGGTGGTACATGTCATGTGATAACTGTCCCAAAATGGTTATCAAGGAAACCGACAAGTATTATTGCAAGAGTTGTGGTATATATCCAAAAAATGTCACACCTCG GTATCGTATTCGACTCCAAATTAGTGATCATACATCTACTACAAGTTGCACTTTATTTGACGAGGAGGCTGCAAGATTGCTTAATACATCTGCATCTGACTTGCTGGACTCACTAGATGGGAAAACAGAAGAAGCCCCAAAGATTATTCAACAATTATGTGGAAAAAAATTAATATTTCGATTCAAGCTCAGTGATAGTAATCTCACATTTGGCACACAAAACTATGCAGTAAAGAGAACATTTGTGCCTGATGATAGGCTTGAGATGCTCTATTTGAACGATAAAGCCGAGGAGGTAAAAGTTTCATTACCTTTGTTTCAAAAATAA